In Dermacentor variabilis isolate Ectoservices chromosome 1, ASM5094787v1, whole genome shotgun sequence, the genomic stretch GACTCTTTAACAGAGGAGCAAAATCAAGCGCACTTTGACAGCCTCTATGCCTTTGCTCGTAAACTGCTTTCAAGTGTGGGAAGGCCGTTTTCAATGCAAGATGCCCTGCACCAAGCTTTTTTGCAACTGGATGCTGACATTTCATGTGAAGTAACTGAGCAAAAGTGGCAAGACTCCCTTCGGTATGCTCTGATGGGAGCCTGCGCCTGCGTCGTGCATGTGGATGGGCTGCATTTACATGTGGCCTCGGCAGGTGACTGCAGAGCAGTACTGGGAAGCCTCACTGAAGACTCCAGCTGGCGAGCCAAGCCACTCAGCCTGGAGCACAACACAGACAACATAGCAGAGCTTCGCCGTGTGTTGAGTGAGCATCCAGAGTCTGAAAACAACACAGTGGTGCGACAGGACCGGTTGCTGGGCCAGCTGGCGCCACTAAGGGCCCTGGGAGACTACAACTACAAATGGCCTGTCAGCCAGGTGACCAAGCTTCTGGTGCCATTGGCTGGACCTCATGCCCTGCCACATAACTACTGTACACCTCCTTACCTGACTGGTGCACCTGAAGTGACGCACCACCATCTGGGCCCCCATGACAAATTTTTGGTGCTGGCCTCTGATGGCCTTTGGGAGCAGCTACAACCACACCGTGTGGCAAAACTTGTGGGCCAGCACATGAGTGGCCGGCAAACATTGGACCGATTGCGCCTGCCACAACCCAACATGCGCCTCATCCAGGTGGCACGCATTCTTGCTGCCCGCCAGAAAGACTTGGCCCAGAAACCTACAGATGCCAATGCAGCAACTCACCTCATCCGCAATGCACTGGGGCGCACTGAATATGGCATTGAGCACAGCAAGCTGGCTGCTATGCTGGCACTTCCGCAAGAAGTGGTGCGCAGCTTTCGTGACGACATCACTGTTGTTGTCATCTACTTTGACTCTGACTtccttcggctttcacctgccgGCTAACAGCTCTGGACATCATCTATTTATTGCTCCGTCTTCATCTGCTTCACACTCTCATTGtgatattttatgtaaaaatatttattgtgcagaaaaagaagcaagaaaaactgcCACTGCCATGGTGCTGAGGCACATAGCAGCTAGAATGAGGTTTGTCTAGTCTACAAAATGTTCCACGCAGCACAATTTCAGAATGTGAAAGTCATGCAACCAGGTGTTCAGTACCAGTTGTTACGATAGGAATAGCAACAACTTGAAAAAGGGTAAATAGTATATCGGTGTTTGAGGACTGCTCTGGACACCTCAGTGTGTAGTAATTACCTTAGGGTTCTTAATAAATTATGTTCACCATCTTATGACACAGCAGAATCTTTTCTTATCACCAGTTTCAACATAATTTATCAAGAAATTGCAGTTGTGCACAAGCAGTGCTCACTACTAGAACGAGGTTTGTCTAGTCTACAAAATGTTCCACGCAGCACAATTTCAGAATGTGAAATCACACTATGTTGCAGTAAAGAAGCAGGAAAGCACTGCAAGTGCATTCCTGCTACTTTGTGGCTGTTTAACATAGTCTTttgtttaataaataaataataaatttatttattcacatgACAGTACATGGAAACAGACTGTTAAGTGTCACTACCTGGCTGCCTATAAATGCACTTCTGCAGTTTGACATGCACCAATAATCGCCAAGGTTTGGTACTGTTTTATTTTGCAGTAACCTTTCAGCGAGGTCTTAGCTGGGCagacacattgttttgtgcctcAAAAAGTATCCTTCTACATGTGATATGCCAGTCTGACTGTTATTGACAGTGAAATCAGTGGTATATCAATAATAAAGTTGTTTTACT encodes the following:
- the Pdp gene encoding pyruvate dehydrogenase [acetyl-transferring]-phosphatase 1-like protein, mitochondrial codes for the protein MATTLTGLRHLALRRLRRIAPALCLTVPKQQSRSRSDLFGAPRLGPPEVSKILRSNETSREVQARSLRSFDTNQLASNSPMEDRLVIARCLLTTGHLFGVFDGHGGPGFAQLVSQRLFDYIALSILPHSLLKEYIEQNNRTHLVQIMHCIDSLTEEQNQAHFDSLYAFARKLLSSVGRPFSMQDALHQAFLQLDADISCEVTEQKWQDSLRYALMGACACVVHVDGLHLHVASAGDCRAVLGSLTEDSSWRAKPLSLEHNTDNIAELRRVLSEHPESENNTVVRQDRLLGQLAPLRALGDYNYKWPVSQVTKLLVPLAGPHALPHNYCTPPYLTGAPEVTHHHLGPHDKFLVLASDGLWEQLQPHRVAKLVGQHMSGRQTLDRLRLPQPNMRLIQVARILAARQKDLAQKPTDANAATHLIRNALGRTEYGIEHSKLAAMLALPQEVVRSFRDDITVVVIYFDSDFLRLSPAG